A genome region from Glutamicibacter arilaitensis Re117 includes the following:
- a CDS encoding DivIVA domain-containing protein: MPFLLIAIAVLLVGAVALLLSSQRKNVPAGRHFESTGGNITGLVEHQASLPPVLLPKSPRAQDVDKVRFSLGLRGYRCDQVDEVLDVLAAEITNLENTIRDLESRRVISDTGEN, encoded by the coding sequence ATGCCTTTTCTGCTGATTGCCATTGCTGTCCTGTTGGTTGGCGCCGTCGCGCTGCTGCTCTCCAGCCAGCGGAAAAACGTGCCAGCCGGCCGGCATTTTGAATCAACTGGCGGGAACATCACCGGGTTGGTGGAGCATCAAGCCTCGTTGCCGCCGGTGCTCTTGCCCAAGAGTCCTCGCGCCCAAGACGTGGATAAAGTTCGCTTCTCTCTGGGATTGCGCGGTTACCGTTGCGACCAGGTGGATGAGGTGCTCGATGTCTTGGCTGCTGAAATCACGAACCTTGAGAATACGATTCGTGACCTTGAGTCACGGCGTGTGATTAGCGACACGGGCGAAAATTAG
- a CDS encoding LOG family protein, translating into MVHQRKSEENARVGQKRHIEASWPGKQPEDQLDHYLLESPQADVTHTDVWRVLRIQSEFVSGFGSMAGTGPAIAVFGSARTDPNSPYYAMAQRVGSRLAEEGITTITGGGPGAMEAANKGAADKDGISVGLGIELPFETGLNASVNKGLNFRYFFVRKTMFVKYSQGFIVLPGGFGTLDELFEALTLVQTKKITSFPIVLVGSEFWGGLVDWMTNTLLAEGTISAGDLNLFTITDDPDEAVDLVLRAHQEHRKVGDLAKGD; encoded by the coding sequence ATGGTTCATCAGCGTAAGAGTGAAGAAAATGCTCGGGTCGGGCAAAAACGCCACATCGAAGCGAGCTGGCCAGGAAAGCAACCGGAAGATCAGCTTGACCACTATCTTTTGGAAAGCCCGCAGGCGGACGTAACCCACACCGATGTGTGGCGAGTGCTGCGCATCCAGTCCGAATTCGTCAGCGGCTTTGGAAGCATGGCCGGCACCGGCCCAGCTATTGCCGTTTTCGGTTCCGCGCGCACCGATCCAAACAGCCCGTATTATGCGATGGCGCAGCGTGTCGGCAGCCGTCTGGCTGAAGAAGGCATCACGACCATTACCGGTGGCGGCCCCGGCGCGATGGAAGCTGCCAACAAGGGCGCAGCTGACAAGGATGGAATTTCTGTCGGCCTTGGCATCGAACTGCCATTTGAAACCGGGCTGAATGCCTCGGTGAACAAGGGCCTGAATTTCCGCTACTTCTTCGTGCGCAAGACGATGTTCGTGAAGTACTCGCAGGGCTTCATTGTGCTGCCTGGCGGCTTTGGCACCTTGGATGAACTATTCGAGGCCCTGACCTTGGTGCAGACCAAGAAGATCACCAGCTTCCCGATTGTGCTCGTAGGCTCCGAGTTCTGGGGCGGCCTGGTGGATTGGATGACCAATACGCTACTGGCCGAAGGCACCATTTCCGCTGGCGACTTGAACTTGTTTACCATCACTGATGATCCGGATGAAGCTGTGGACCTGGTGCTGCGTGCGCACCAGGAGCATCGGAAAGTCGGCGATCTGGCGAAGGGCGATTAG
- a CDS encoding amino acid ABC transporter ATP-binding protein produces MVQLTGVNKHYGALHVLNDINLEVTKGEVVVILGPSGSGKSTLCRAINRLETIDDGAIKIDGKTLPDEGKALANLRADVGMVFQSFNLFAHKSILENVTLGPIKVKGMKKEEAKKLAMQLLERVGVANQAGKLPAQLSGGQQQRVAIARALAMKPKVMLFDEPTSALDPEMINEVLDTMVGLAKEGMTMLVVTHEMGFARKAADRVIFMADGQIVEQATPQEFFTNPKTDRAKDFLGKLITNH; encoded by the coding sequence ATCGTCCAGCTGACTGGGGTCAATAAGCACTACGGTGCCTTGCACGTGCTCAACGACATCAACCTCGAAGTCACCAAGGGCGAGGTTGTTGTGATCCTGGGCCCTTCGGGTTCTGGCAAGTCGACACTGTGCCGCGCCATCAACCGGCTGGAAACCATCGACGACGGCGCCATCAAAATTGATGGCAAGACCCTTCCTGACGAAGGCAAGGCGCTAGCGAACCTTCGCGCCGATGTCGGCATGGTTTTCCAGTCCTTCAACCTCTTCGCCCATAAGTCGATCTTGGAAAACGTGACCCTCGGTCCGATCAAGGTCAAGGGCATGAAGAAGGAAGAAGCCAAGAAGTTGGCGATGCAGCTGCTTGAACGGGTTGGCGTAGCCAATCAGGCAGGCAAACTGCCAGCACAGCTTTCCGGCGGCCAGCAACAGCGTGTGGCGATCGCCCGCGCCCTGGCCATGAAACCAAAGGTTATGCTCTTTGATGAGCCAACCAGTGCCTTGGACCCGGAAATGATCAACGAGGTCCTGGACACCATGGTGGGTCTGGCCAAGGAAGGCATGACCATGCTCGTGGTCACCCACGAGATGGGCTTCGCCCGCAAGGCTGCGGACCGCGTGATCTTCATGGCTGACGGACAGATCGTTGAACAGGCCACCCCACAGGAGTTCTTCACGAATCCGAAGACGGATCGTGCCAAGGACTTCCTCGGCAAGCTCATCACCAACCACTAA
- a CDS encoding glutamate ABC transporter substrate-binding protein, whose amino-acid sequence MRKTRFGTVATMAAVAALALTSCGGGGGSEADGDKIRIGIKYDQPGLGFKDGDNYTGFDVDVAKYVAGELGYTEDQIEFISAPSANRETMLQNDQVDMIFATYSITDERNKVVDFAGPYFVAGQDLLVPNDSDIKGPEDLDGKNLCSVTGSTSAQKVKDNYAKNTNLQELPGYAECTTQMSGGTIDAVTTDDIILAGLAAQPAYQGKFKVVGAPFSEENYGVGLPDGTDKCADINAAITKMIESGEWQKALDKNTEGTGYKPNAETNPPTLSDTCA is encoded by the coding sequence ATGCGTAAGACTCGTTTCGGCACTGTAGCCACAATGGCAGCAGTAGCAGCTCTGGCCCTGACTTCATGCGGCGGAGGCGGCGGCAGCGAAGCTGACGGCGACAAGATCCGCATCGGCATCAAGTACGACCAGCCAGGCTTGGGCTTCAAGGACGGCGACAACTACACCGGTTTCGATGTGGATGTTGCCAAGTACGTAGCCGGCGAATTGGGCTACACCGAAGACCAGATCGAGTTCATCTCGGCACCGTCGGCAAACCGCGAAACCATGCTGCAGAACGATCAGGTTGACATGATCTTCGCAACTTACTCGATCACCGATGAGCGCAACAAGGTTGTCGACTTCGCTGGCCCGTACTTCGTTGCCGGCCAGGACCTGCTGGTCCCGAATGACTCCGACATCAAGGGCCCAGAGGACCTGGATGGCAAGAACCTTTGCTCGGTCACCGGTTCCACCTCGGCCCAGAAGGTCAAGGACAACTACGCGAAGAACACCAACCTGCAGGAGCTTCCGGGCTACGCAGAGTGCACCACTCAGATGAGCGGCGGCACCATCGACGCGGTCACCACCGATGACATCATCCTTGCCGGACTGGCTGCACAGCCTGCCTACCAGGGCAAGTTCAAGGTTGTTGGCGCTCCATTCTCCGAGGAGAACTACGGCGTGGGCCTGCCTGATGGCACCGACAAGTGCGCGGACATCAACGCAGCGATCACCAAGATGATCGAGTCCGGCGAATGGCAGAAGGCCTTGGACAAGAACACCGAGGGTACCGGCTACAAGCCAAACGCAGAGACCAACCCACCAACACTTTCGGATACCTGCGCCTAG
- a CDS encoding amino acid ABC transporter permease, with translation MENYLSIFTEYDIPGAFWVNIQLTFWAAIGALVLGTILALLRISPVGSFQAIGTSYVNLIRNTPLTIIILFCVLALYGQLGFVLSGDFQANFFRLAVVGLAVYHAAFVCEAIRSGVNTVPLGQAEAARAIGLSFLPAARLVILPQAFRGAIVPLGNTLIALIKNSTVAAVGSVATESSSVMKTMIEFRADIVIPIFLTFAIGFVIIVIPVGLLTTWASKKLAVAR, from the coding sequence GTGGAGAATTACTTATCCATATTCACTGAGTACGACATTCCCGGAGCTTTCTGGGTCAATATCCAACTAACTTTCTGGGCCGCCATTGGCGCCCTAGTCCTGGGCACCATCTTGGCGTTGCTGCGCATCTCCCCCGTGGGAAGCTTCCAAGCCATTGGCACCAGCTACGTCAACTTGATTCGTAACACCCCGCTGACCATCATCATCCTGTTCTGCGTCCTGGCGCTTTATGGCCAGCTCGGATTCGTGCTCAGCGGCGACTTCCAAGCGAACTTCTTCCGCCTGGCCGTTGTCGGTCTTGCGGTCTACCACGCTGCGTTCGTCTGCGAGGCAATTCGTTCAGGTGTGAACACCGTTCCGCTGGGACAGGCAGAAGCTGCCCGTGCCATTGGCTTGAGCTTCTTGCCAGCTGCACGCTTGGTCATCTTGCCGCAGGCTTTCCGCGGCGCGATTGTTCCGCTGGGCAACACCTTGATTGCCCTGATCAAGAACTCCACCGTTGCAGCGGTCGGTTCGGTAGCCACCGAATCTTCCTCTGTTATGAAGACCATGATTGAGTTCCGAGCAGATATCGTGATCCCGATCTTCTTGACCTTCGCCATCGGCTTCGTGATCATTGTTATCCCTGTTGGCCTGTTGACCACCTGGGCCTCGAAGAAACTGGCGGTGGCACGATGA
- a CDS encoding amino acid ABC transporter permease, with product MSASILFDTPGPKAKRRILLINIVGALIAAGIVAWIIMGLAAKDQMQVSQWDDFIEGSTWKNYLLPGLWNTLKAALFGIIGSVIFGLIFGVGRLSQNKLINGFCTVIVEFFRAVPVLLMIVFFNVFFARSLALPGDTAMWAVVAALVFYNGSVVAELVRSGVHNLPRGQREAGIAIGLTRGMSLRHIEIPQALVAMLPALIGQFVVILKDSALGYIISFNELLFFARTYSSPNGNVLQALIVAAAIFILINFTLSKIAVLVSSRLSSRVKKEKNTPANPAAAIVAAPAGLDVPAPKDPADPKA from the coding sequence ATGAGCGCCTCAATTCTCTTTGACACTCCCGGCCCGAAGGCCAAACGCCGGATCCTGCTGATCAACATCGTCGGCGCCCTGATTGCTGCGGGCATCGTGGCATGGATCATCATGGGCCTTGCAGCCAAGGACCAGATGCAGGTTTCCCAGTGGGATGACTTCATTGAAGGCAGCACCTGGAAGAACTACCTGCTACCCGGACTGTGGAACACCCTGAAGGCCGCGCTCTTCGGCATCATCGGGTCGGTGATCTTCGGTTTGATCTTCGGCGTTGGACGGCTTTCGCAGAACAAGCTGATCAACGGTTTCTGCACCGTGATCGTCGAGTTCTTCCGTGCCGTTCCAGTGCTGCTGATGATCGTCTTCTTCAACGTGTTCTTCGCCCGCTCCCTGGCCCTGCCAGGCGACACAGCAATGTGGGCAGTTGTTGCCGCCCTGGTCTTCTACAACGGTTCGGTTGTTGCAGAGCTGGTACGTTCTGGCGTGCACAACCTGCCTAGAGGCCAGCGTGAAGCAGGCATTGCCATCGGACTGACCCGTGGCATGTCGTTGCGGCATATTGAAATCCCACAGGCCCTGGTGGCCATGTTGCCGGCGTTGATCGGCCAGTTCGTTGTCATTTTGAAGGACTCCGCACTGGGCTACATCATCAGCTTCAACGAATTGCTGTTCTTCGCCCGCACATATTCCTCGCCTAACGGCAACGTGTTGCAGGCGCTGATTGTGGCAGCAGCCATCTTCATTCTGATCAACTTCACCCTCAGCAAGATCGCCGTGCTGGTCTCGAGCCGGCTGAGCAGCCGTGTGAAGAAGGAAAAGAATACTCCTGCCAACCCAGCTGCAGCAATTGTCGCAGCCCCTGCAGGCCTTGACGTGCCAGCTCCAAAGGATCCTGCCGATCCCAAGGCCTAG
- the dapE gene encoding succinyl-diaminopimelate desuccinylase, producing MNELDLQQDVALLTEQIMNIESVSGNEQEIADKVHQALLKYPHLEVHRDQDAILARTNFGRERRVVLAGHLDTVPLPRTEGAKGTVPAQVIDGVLYGRGATDMKGGVAVQLALAAELTDAKYDVTYVFYDHEEVEAAKSGLGRLARNSPELLEADFAILLEPTNGTVEGGCNGTSRFVIRTHGKAAHSGRAWMGHNAIHDAGEILRRLAEYQPQTITVEGLEYREGMNAVRVAGGIAGNVIPDYCEVEVNYRFAPDKSLAQAEAVVFDLFDGFEIERTDGADGAKPGLDQEIAADLIKVLGQEPKPKYGWTDVSRFSALGISAVNFGPGDALLAHSDDEHVPQQAIRECLQTLRTWLS from the coding sequence GTGAACGAATTGGATCTGCAGCAAGACGTTGCCCTGCTCACCGAACAGATCATGAACATTGAATCTGTTTCCGGCAATGAACAAGAAATTGCCGACAAGGTGCACCAGGCACTGCTTAAGTACCCGCATCTTGAAGTGCATCGGGACCAAGATGCCATTCTCGCCCGCACCAATTTTGGCCGCGAGCGCCGCGTGGTGCTGGCCGGACATTTGGACACGGTACCGCTGCCGCGCACCGAAGGGGCCAAGGGAACGGTGCCCGCCCAGGTTATTGACGGGGTGCTCTACGGCCGAGGAGCCACCGACATGAAAGGCGGCGTCGCCGTGCAGCTGGCGCTGGCTGCCGAGCTGACCGACGCCAAATACGATGTCACCTACGTCTTCTACGATCATGAGGAAGTCGAAGCCGCCAAATCCGGGTTGGGACGCCTAGCAAGGAACAGCCCCGAACTGCTGGAGGCGGATTTCGCGATCCTGCTTGAACCAACCAACGGCACGGTGGAAGGCGGTTGCAATGGAACGAGCCGCTTCGTCATCCGAACCCACGGCAAGGCAGCCCACTCGGGCCGAGCCTGGATGGGGCATAACGCCATTCATGATGCCGGTGAAATCCTGCGCCGCTTGGCTGAGTACCAGCCGCAGACCATTACCGTTGAGGGCCTGGAATACCGCGAAGGAATGAACGCGGTCCGGGTTGCTGGCGGTATCGCCGGCAACGTGATTCCGGATTACTGCGAGGTGGAAGTGAATTACCGCTTCGCTCCGGATAAGTCGCTGGCGCAAGCTGAAGCGGTGGTATTCGATCTTTTTGACGGCTTTGAGATCGAACGTACCGATGGTGCTGATGGAGCCAAGCCAGGATTGGATCAAGAAATCGCCGCCGACCTGATCAAGGTGCTGGGCCAGGAGCCCAAGCCCAAGTACGGTTGGACCGACGTTTCACGCTTCTCCGCCTTGGGGATTTCGGCAGTGAACTTCGGACCGGGCGATGCCCTGCTGGCGCACAGCGATGATGAGCATGTGCCACAGCAGGCTATCCGCGAATGCTTGCAGACCCTGCGCACCTGGCTGAGCTAG
- the dapD gene encoding 2,3,4,5-tetrahydropyridine-2,6-dicarboxylate N-succinyltransferase, with protein sequence MTSESVASSESSVRLASAHGLATIASDGTILDVWYPAPVLGEIALAEELSGELAAAAQDDAARGTTQKVVSLTINLDVAPADTADVWLRLHLLSHRLVQPNSINLDGIFGHLANVVWTNFGPCQVEGFEVTRLKLRARGDVTVYGVDKFPRMVDYVVPAGVRIADAGRVRLGAHLAAGTTVMHEGFVNFNAGTLGTSMVEGRISASVVVGDGSDVGGGASIMGTLSGGGKERIVIGERVLLGANAGVGISIGDDSVVEAGLYVTAGTRVVLDEQQVKALELSGVPNLLFRRNSITGAVEALPRAGQTVELNSALHAN encoded by the coding sequence ATGACTTCAGAATCTGTGGCATCCAGCGAATCATCTGTACGTTTAGCCTCGGCCCATGGGCTGGCAACGATCGCTTCCGATGGAACGATCCTTGATGTTTGGTACCCGGCTCCGGTCTTGGGCGAAATCGCCTTGGCTGAAGAGCTTTCCGGTGAACTCGCTGCCGCTGCGCAGGACGATGCAGCCCGCGGCACCACCCAAAAAGTCGTTTCACTGACCATTAATCTTGATGTAGCCCCAGCTGACACCGCTGATGTGTGGCTGCGCCTGCACCTGCTCTCCCACCGTCTGGTCCAGCCCAACAGCATCAACCTCGACGGCATCTTCGGCCACCTCGCCAACGTCGTGTGGACCAACTTCGGTCCGTGCCAAGTTGAAGGGTTCGAGGTCACCCGCTTGAAGCTGCGCGCCCGTGGCGATGTAACCGTGTACGGAGTGGACAAGTTCCCGCGCATGGTCGACTACGTGGTGCCTGCTGGCGTGCGTATCGCCGACGCCGGCCGCGTTCGCCTCGGCGCCCACCTAGCGGCAGGAACCACCGTGATGCACGAAGGTTTCGTCAACTTCAATGCAGGCACTCTGGGCACCTCGATGGTCGAAGGCCGCATCTCGGCTTCGGTTGTCGTGGGCGATGGCTCGGATGTGGGCGGCGGCGCCTCCATCATGGGCACCCTCTCCGGTGGCGGTAAGGAACGCATCGTCATTGGCGAACGCGTGCTTTTGGGCGCCAACGCCGGTGTGGGCATCTCCATCGGGGATGACTCGGTCGTGGAAGCCGGCCTGTATGTCACCGCGGGCACCCGCGTGGTCTTGGACGAGCAGCAGGTCAAGGCGCTGGAACTTTCCGGTGTGCCAAATCTGCTCTTCCGTCGCAACTCGATCACCGGCGCCGTCGAAGCGCTGCCTCGTGCCGGCCAGACTGTGGAGCTGAACAGCGCCCTGCACGCCAACTAA